A single genomic interval of Amycolatopsis albispora harbors:
- a CDS encoding serine/threonine-protein kinase, whose protein sequence is MTGGEVPTCHGKPVGPGGFCDECGRRRVVPERRPVPSSARRGTESEATGDSEFRSLPEVDIPDPATLVLADPEYPVEQQVCGQCGGPVGRPYLGQPPLRHGFCEEDGEPFDFRPKLKAGERVGGQYDVLGCLAHGGLGWVYLAADSHLPDKYVVLKGVLDQHNARARRLAQVERDVLTRLDHPNIVRIVDFVAHDGDEYIVMDHVGGLSLRAVLRRPDLLRVEHVITYGRAILSALDYLHGEGLLYVDMTPNNVIHGDKRVKVIDLGAARKIGDQDSVAVLTTGYRISDGERRERGLTVRSDVYSVGRTLETLLDATPGADGNPGAESLRLVIARATAAYERRFTSAAEMSEQLDGVRREVLLQRPRRSTRFESTPELLDAGLGAVPGLAYWTEPQPEVFDTGRPEPAEAASRFPVPQPVPGDSPVETELTRARARIASRDPRGAERAIGRAEEALGTEAAYDWRIAWHRGLLCLADGNVGAVGQADRKFGEVRQAWPAEDAPKLAAGYCAEVLGDHDRAQRCYQSVWSRDDSQVSAAFGLARCLLRRGDKENAVSALDEVPGTSRHHDAARVAAVRIRVAAPVSQADLEDVVRRVPELFLDGESAELLKTFVRQAALDHGGTGGWNGGELLGDPVTEHGLRLRLERSFRRIAGLARDETQYGLLVDRANAVRPRTVT, encoded by the coding sequence GTGACGGGCGGGGAAGTGCCGACCTGCCACGGGAAACCGGTCGGCCCCGGCGGGTTCTGCGACGAGTGCGGGCGCCGCCGGGTGGTCCCGGAACGAAGACCCGTGCCGTCGAGTGCGCGGCGTGGCACCGAAAGCGAGGCCACCGGCGACAGCGAGTTCCGCTCGCTGCCCGAGGTGGACATCCCCGATCCGGCCACCCTGGTGCTGGCCGATCCCGAGTACCCGGTGGAGCAGCAGGTCTGCGGCCAGTGCGGTGGCCCGGTCGGCCGCCCCTACCTCGGCCAGCCGCCGCTGCGGCACGGGTTCTGCGAGGAGGACGGCGAGCCGTTCGACTTCCGGCCGAAGCTGAAGGCGGGGGAGCGCGTCGGCGGGCAGTACGACGTGCTCGGCTGCCTGGCGCACGGCGGGCTCGGCTGGGTCTACCTCGCCGCCGACAGCCACCTGCCCGACAAGTACGTGGTGCTCAAGGGCGTGCTCGACCAGCACAACGCCAGGGCGCGCCGGCTCGCGCAGGTCGAGCGGGACGTGCTGACCCGGCTGGACCACCCGAACATCGTGCGGATCGTCGACTTCGTCGCCCACGACGGCGACGAGTACATCGTGATGGACCACGTCGGCGGGCTTTCGCTGCGGGCCGTGCTGCGGCGGCCGGACCTGCTGCGCGTGGAGCACGTGATCACCTACGGCCGCGCGATCCTGTCCGCGCTGGACTACCTGCACGGCGAAGGCCTGCTCTACGTGGACATGACGCCGAACAACGTGATCCACGGCGACAAGCGCGTCAAGGTGATCGATCTCGGGGCCGCCAGGAAGATCGGCGACCAGGACAGCGTGGCCGTGCTGACCACCGGCTACCGGATCAGCGACGGGGAACGCCGCGAACGCGGGCTGACCGTGCGCTCGGACGTCTATTCGGTCGGCCGGACCCTGGAAACCCTGCTGGACGCGACCCCGGGCGCCGACGGCAACCCCGGCGCGGAATCGCTGCGGCTGGTCATCGCCCGCGCGACGGCCGCCTACGAACGCCGGTTCACCAGCGCCGCCGAGATGTCCGAGCAACTGGACGGCGTCCGGCGCGAAGTGCTGCTCCAGCGGCCGCGGCGGTCGACGCGGTTCGAGAGCACGCCGGAACTGCTCGACGCCGGTCTCGGCGCGGTGCCCGGCCTCGCGTACTGGACCGAGCCACAGCCCGAGGTGTTCGACACCGGCCGCCCGGAACCCGCCGAGGCGGCGTCCCGATTTCCGGTGCCCCAGCCGGTTCCCGGCGACAGTCCCGTGGAGACCGAGCTGACCAGGGCCCGCGCGCGGATCGCGTCGCGGGACCCGCGGGGTGCCGAGCGGGCGATCGGCCGGGCCGAGGAGGCGCTGGGCACCGAGGCGGCGTACGACTGGCGGATCGCCTGGCACCGCGGGCTGCTCTGCCTGGCGGACGGCAATGTCGGCGCCGTCGGCCAGGCGGACCGGAAGTTCGGTGAGGTGCGGCAGGCGTGGCCCGCCGAGGACGCGCCCAAGCTGGCCGCCGGGTACTGCGCCGAAGTGCTGGGCGACCACGACCGGGCGCAGCGGTGCTACCAGTCGGTCTGGTCCCGTGACGACAGCCAGGTCAGCGCCGCGTTCGGTCTGGCGCGCTGCCTGCTTCGCCGTGGTGACAAGGAAAACGCCGTCTCCGCGCTCGACGAGGTGCCGGGCACGTCACGTCACCACGACGCCGCGCGCGTCGCCGCGGTGCGCATCCGCGTGGCCGCGCCGGTCAGCCAGGCGGACCTGGAGGACGTGGTGCGGCGGGTGCCGGAACTGTTCCTGGACGGCGAATCCGCCGAGCTGCTCAAGACCTTCGTCCGCCAGGCCGCGCTCGACCACGGGGGAACCGGCGGCTGGAACGGCGGTGAGCTGCTCGGCGACCCGGTCACCGAGCACGGGCTGCGGCTGCGGCTGGAGCGCTCGTTCCGCCGGATCGCCGGGCTGGCCCGCGACGAGACGCAGTACGGCCTGCTGGTCGACCGGGCCAACGCGGTCCGGCCGAGGACAGTGACGTGA